One Microcoleus sp. bin38.metabat.b11b12b14.051 genomic window carries:
- a CDS encoding DUF1963 domain-containing protein yields MKTTLELPGELEPFRQEIESSEQPVIKITYERKATDFWSSKFGGVPYLPKGYDFPKDSDGKYMHILAQLNFEEIFAQVPDLAPFPKKGILQFYIGGTDFYGMDLDNLDNQKDFKILYFPEIDTNNYQTDFAFLLNQEVKGFLPLNYKYVNNPQECLALQFSPDNEWVCREDYQINNFLGQQKLKQFFDVMDADDYKLNDWYYANLYEIDHKIGGYGYFTQTDPREYSPQYQDHKVVLLHMISDNEICWGDDGVGNFLIRAEDLEKLDFSQVIYNYDCY; encoded by the coding sequence ATGAAAACAACCCTTGAACTTCCGGGTGAATTAGAACCTTTTCGCCAAGAAATTGAAAGTTCAGAACAGCCTGTTATTAAAATCACTTACGAACGAAAGGCTACTGATTTCTGGTCAAGCAAATTTGGCGGAGTGCCTTACTTGCCCAAAGGTTACGATTTTCCCAAAGATAGTGATGGAAAATATATGCACATTTTGGCACAACTCAATTTTGAGGAAATCTTTGCCCAAGTGCCAGATTTAGCACCTTTCCCCAAAAAAGGAATTTTGCAGTTTTATATCGGTGGCACAGATTTTTATGGCATGGATTTAGACAATTTGGACAACCAAAAAGATTTTAAAATATTGTATTTTCCCGAAATTGACACAAATAATTATCAAACAGATTTTGCTTTTTTGTTGAATCAAGAAGTTAAGGGATTTTTACCTTTAAACTATAAATACGTGAATAATCCGCAAGAATGTTTGGCTTTACAGTTTAGTCCTGACAATGAGTGGGTTTGCCGAGAAGACTATCAAATTAATAATTTTCTTGGACAACAAAAGCTTAAACAATTCTTTGATGTAATGGATGCAGATGATTACAAATTAAATGATTGGTATTATGCTAATTTATACGAGATTGACCATAAAATAGGGGGATACGGCTACTTTACGCAAACTGATCCTCGTGAGTATAGTCCGCAATACCAAGACCATAAAGTTGTACTCTTACACATGATTAGTGATAATGAAATTTGTTGGGGTGATGATGGAGTAGGTAACTTTTTGATTCGTGCTGAGGACTTAGAAAAATTAGATTTTTCTCAAGTGATTTATAATTACGATTGTTATTAA
- a CDS encoding extracellular solute-binding protein: protein MKRRSLLLGAATLTLSQLAAGCDSKPTLKIRSLKNGIPAQIVSKFSRDSQPSPLLQVTQEAQLKELFALLQQWKRTPSAKNQADLVMLGDYWLTLAIRQKLIKPIDPAKLANWSQLPERWQKLVRRNDDGQLDAKGKVWAAPYRWGSTVIAYRTDKFKDLGWTPKDWSDLWRVELRDRISLPDSAREVIGLTLKKLGKSYNTQQLDKVPNLKQELAKLHAQAKFYSSDAYLQPLILGDTWLAVGSSGDVLPLLQTQSDIAVVIPASGTALWTDLWVQPASGKPVSLVEKWINFCLQPQIAPQLSLLAKASSPIIVGMKPEDLPADIRTNPVLLPDAKILAASDFLLPFGDAGIAQYRSLWQETRQVVKG, encoded by the coding sequence GTGAAACGAAGGTCTTTGCTATTGGGGGCAGCCACCCTAACTTTAAGTCAATTGGCGGCAGGGTGCGACTCGAAACCCACTCTGAAAATTCGATCGCTCAAAAACGGTATTCCGGCGCAAATTGTCAGCAAATTCAGCCGCGATTCACAACCGTCTCCGCTTTTGCAGGTAACGCAAGAAGCCCAGTTAAAAGAATTATTTGCTTTGTTGCAACAGTGGAAACGGACACCCTCAGCCAAAAATCAAGCTGATTTGGTGATGTTGGGAGATTATTGGCTGACTTTGGCGATTCGGCAAAAATTGATTAAGCCGATCGATCCTGCTAAACTTGCTAATTGGTCGCAATTGCCCGAAAGATGGCAAAAACTCGTCCGGCGCAACGATGACGGCCAATTAGACGCTAAAGGTAAAGTTTGGGCTGCACCTTACCGCTGGGGAAGTACGGTAATTGCCTATCGCACCGACAAATTTAAGGATTTGGGGTGGACTCCGAAAGATTGGAGTGACTTGTGGCGAGTCGAATTGCGCGATCGAATTTCGCTACCGGATAGTGCAAGAGAAGTGATAGGTTTAACATTAAAAAAACTCGGAAAATCTTACAATACCCAGCAATTAGATAAAGTTCCCAACCTCAAACAAGAACTCGCAAAGCTGCACGCTCAAGCTAAATTTTACAGTTCTGACGCTTACCTGCAACCGTTAATTTTAGGCGATACTTGGTTAGCCGTAGGTTCTTCTGGCGACGTGCTGCCGCTGTTGCAAACTCAAAGCGATATAGCCGTAGTAATTCCTGCTTCTGGAACTGCACTTTGGACAGATTTGTGGGTACAACCCGCGTCAGGAAAGCCAGTTTCGTTAGTGGAAAAATGGATTAATTTTTGCTTGCAGCCTCAGATTGCGCCTCAATTATCCTTGCTGGCTAAGGCTAGTTCGCCGATAATTGTCGGCATGAAACCCGAGGATTTGCCTGCGGATATTCGCACTAATCCGGTGTTGCTGCCGGATGCTAAGATTCTTGCTGCGAGCGACTTTCTGCTGCCTTTCGGGGACGCGGGCATTGCCCAATATCGATCGCTCTGGCAAGAAACTAGGCAAGTAGTGAAAGGCTAA
- a CDS encoding transposase, which yields MQLTERHIIKSTEHRFAQIDELAFKSKNLYNAANYVIRQSFIYGWGYVNYNEMNRLMKSHEAYKALPAKVSQQILMVLDKNWKSFFEAVKAYKVDSSKFTGRPKLPKYKDKTKGRNLLVYTIQAISSKQLKKGIIKLSGTELLIKTQVNPHQVCQIRLVPKCDSYVIEVIYDACTERSRSEPESTLGNANSVASIDLGLDNLVALTSNQPGFIPLLINGRPLKSINQFYNKRKARLQSQLKGNRKTSPRIQRLTRCRHQKVDNYLHHASRLIINLLLTKQIGTLVIGKNAQWKTEIELGKKKNQNFVSIPHSRLIEMLEYKARLAGITVIVQEESYTSRSSFLGLDPIPVYGKTEKEPVFTGKRIKRGLYKTSTGQLINSDVNAAYNILRKAIPNAFRNGIGSCVVQPRRVDPLKVKGKGEGLNASHVMQ from the coding sequence ATGCAACTAACAGAGAGGCACATCATTAAATCAACGGAACACCGTTTCGCCCAAATAGACGAACTAGCTTTCAAGTCCAAAAACCTCTACAATGCAGCCAATTACGTCATTCGTCAGAGCTTTATTTATGGATGGGGTTATGTCAATTACAACGAAATGAACCGATTGATGAAGTCTCACGAAGCATATAAGGCTTTGCCTGCTAAAGTAAGTCAGCAAATCTTGATGGTGCTAGACAAGAATTGGAAATCGTTTTTTGAAGCCGTTAAAGCTTACAAAGTTGATTCTTCAAAATTCACGGGTCGCCCAAAATTGCCAAAGTACAAAGATAAGACTAAAGGGCGAAATCTTCTCGTCTACACGATTCAAGCAATTAGCAGCAAACAGTTGAAGAAAGGAATCATTAAACTTTCGGGTACAGAACTTTTAATTAAAACCCAAGTCAATCCCCACCAGGTTTGCCAAATTAGGCTGGTTCCGAAATGTGATTCCTATGTAATTGAGGTAATTTATGATGCTTGTACTGAGCGTAGTCGAAGTGAACCGGAGTCAACCCTTGGCAACGCTAATTCTGTAGCTAGTATTGATTTAGGACTGGATAATTTAGTGGCGTTAACTTCAAATCAACCGGGATTTATCCCTTTGTTGATTAACGGGCGACCATTGAAATCGATTAACCAGTTTTACAATAAGCGGAAAGCACGATTGCAATCCCAGTTAAAAGGGAATCGCAAAACTTCGCCCCGCATTCAGCGCTTAACTCGCTGTCGCCATCAAAAAGTTGATAATTACTTACATCATGCTAGCCGTCTAATTATTAACCTTTTGCTGACCAAGCAGATTGGGACGCTAGTAATTGGCAAGAACGCGCAGTGGAAAACAGAAATCGAGTTAGGGAAGAAAAAAAATCAAAACTTTGTTAGTATTCCTCACTCTCGATTAATTGAAATGTTGGAGTACAAAGCTCGGTTGGCGGGAATCACAGTAATTGTGCAGGAAGAATCCTACACATCCCGCTCCAGTTTTTTAGGTTTAGACCCCATTCCTGTTTATGGAAAAACCGAAAAAGAGCCTGTGTTTACTGGTAAGCGGATTAAGCGGGGTTTGTACAAAACATCGACTGGTCAGCTAATTAATTCCGATGTGAATGCAGCGTACAATATCCTCAGAAAAGCAATCCCAAATGCGTTCCGCAATGGGATAGGGAGCTGCGTAGTTCAGCCGAGGCGGGTCGATCCGCTCAAAGTGAAAGGGAAGGGGGAGGGACTTAACGCCTCCCATGTCATGCAATAA
- the cobT gene encoding nicotinate mononucleotide-dependent phosphoribosyltransferase CobT → MIGIYTKIEQGQRWLDRYRGQKPIFGCVLGFTATGLIPGISAAGATPRDRQFTCLADAEFLYNGPQPSPQYPLPPLEAGASPVLISRAVIEALEIPLYLFNAGLLLPPPVPAIDLGGTAAKCLTSGNALELETVKHLLEQGLIWGAKLAAQTNRSYLILGECVVGGTTTALGVLMGLGIAATGKVNSSHPSCNHEQKLAAVTAGLDRAGWEIGAKNSTPLELVAAVGDPMQVAVAGMAIAASRSCGVLLAGGTQMLAVYALMRAIAREYALFWCPEQVAVGTTRWVAEDPTGDTVGLAKNIGGVPLLAAQLSFGGSRYEQLQAYDRGYVKEGVGAGACAIASGLLANWTPAQLLQAVEALAGRCEIKY, encoded by the coding sequence ATGATTGGTATTTATACAAAAATTGAACAGGGCCAGCGGTGGCTCGATCGCTATCGGGGACAAAAACCGATATTTGGTTGCGTGTTAGGATTTACGGCGACTGGGTTAATTCCGGGGATTTCCGCAGCAGGAGCAACCCCGCGCGATCGACAATTTACTTGTTTGGCCGATGCAGAATTCTTGTATAACGGCCCCCAACCGTCGCCGCAGTATCCCTTGCCGCCCCTAGAAGCCGGAGCATCGCCGGTACTGATATCTCGCGCTGTAATCGAAGCTTTGGAAATTCCGCTTTACCTGTTTAATGCTGGTTTGCTCCTACCGCCTCCCGTACCTGCAATTGATTTGGGCGGTACTGCGGCAAAGTGTCTGACTTCTGGGAATGCTTTAGAACTAGAAACAGTCAAACATTTGCTGGAACAAGGATTAATTTGGGGCGCTAAATTGGCGGCCCAAACTAATCGCAGCTATTTAATTTTAGGCGAGTGCGTAGTTGGTGGCACAACTACTGCTTTGGGCGTGTTGATGGGGTTGGGTATTGCAGCGACGGGAAAGGTTAACAGTTCTCATCCTAGCTGCAATCACGAGCAAAAATTGGCTGCGGTGACAGCGGGGCTCGATCGCGCTGGGTGGGAAATCGGCGCAAAAAACAGCACTCCCCTAGAATTGGTGGCGGCGGTGGGCGATCCGATGCAGGTAGCGGTGGCGGGAATGGCGATCGCCGCGAGTCGCAGTTGCGGGGTACTTCTGGCTGGGGGCACACAAATGCTGGCAGTGTACGCTTTGATGCGAGCGATCGCCCGAGAATATGCTCTGTTCTGGTGTCCCGAGCAAGTTGCGGTGGGGACTACGCGCTGGGTGGCCGAAGACCCGACAGGGGACACTGTAGGACTCGCTAAGAATATCGGCGGTGTGCCTCTGTTGGCTGCACAGCTAAGTTTTGGGGGTTCTCGCTACGAACAACTGCAAGCTTACGATCGCGGGTATGTTAAGGAAGGTGTGGGTGCGGGCGCGTGTGCGATCGCCAGCGGCTTGTTGGCCAATTGGACTCCTGCTCAGCTCCTGCAAGCAGTTGAAGCTTTAGCCGGACGGTGCGAAATTAAATATTAG
- a CDS encoding DUF2232 domain-containing protein — protein sequence MSDFLSADAASNSGSSLSKNNEPQTADISAMADDRTNPDTRTPELGEAPLRLVETAFLASTASLIWLVNYYFPLGPLLRVFFPVPIALVYLRWGNRASWMSALVSGLLLSVLMGPTRSILYVIPFGIMGVLLGGLWRRKASWFVSISLGALIGTFGFFFRFWLLSILVGQNLWVYLTVQVTEMVEWVFVKLGWLSVPSLGTIGAIAAGMILLSNLVYLFVVHLVALLLLDRLGNPIPRPPHWVQVLLDYEE from the coding sequence ATGAGTGATTTTTTGTCAGCAGATGCCGCGTCTAATTCGGGCAGTTCCCTCAGTAAAAATAATGAGCCACAAACCGCCGATATTTCAGCAATGGCGGACGATCGCACAAATCCAGATACCCGGACGCCAGAATTAGGGGAAGCGCCTTTAAGACTCGTAGAAACGGCATTTTTGGCAAGTACCGCTAGCTTGATTTGGCTGGTAAATTATTACTTTCCGCTGGGGCCGCTGCTGCGGGTATTTTTCCCGGTACCCATTGCCCTAGTTTACCTGCGCTGGGGAAACCGCGCCTCTTGGATGTCGGCTTTGGTTTCGGGTTTGCTATTGTCGGTACTCATGGGCCCGACGCGGAGCATTTTATACGTGATTCCTTTTGGAATTATGGGAGTTTTGCTGGGAGGACTTTGGAGGCGCAAAGCGAGTTGGTTTGTATCTATTAGTTTGGGCGCGCTAATCGGCACTTTCGGCTTCTTTTTTCGGTTTTGGCTGCTGTCAATTTTGGTGGGCCAAAACCTCTGGGTTTACCTCACAGTGCAGGTAACAGAGATGGTGGAATGGGTGTTTGTCAAGCTGGGCTGGCTGAGCGTGCCGAGTTTGGGCACCATTGGGGCGATCGCCGCCGGCATGATTTTGCTGAGCAATCTTGTTTATTTATTTGTAGTGCATTTAGTAGCTTTGCTGCTGTTAGATCGTTTGGGAAATCCGATTCCCCGGCCGCCGCACTGGGTGCAAGTTTTGCTCGATTATGAAGAGTAG
- a CDS encoding universal stress protein has translation MSFKKVFAAVDDSELGHRVFNQAVELAASDRAEMMLFHCVTVSSIGETAVPIPVDLGMNVELMDQAYQAQNLRLEREVKHSESLLENYCEAAAKQGVQAEFDCKVDGDPGHCICESAQNWGADLIVVGRRGRTGLTEAFLGSASNYVVHHALCSVFVIQDVKVTTRSS, from the coding sequence GTGAGTTTTAAGAAAGTTTTCGCTGCTGTAGATGATTCTGAACTCGGCCACCGCGTCTTCAATCAAGCTGTAGAATTAGCTGCGAGCGATCGAGCCGAAATGATGCTATTTCACTGCGTAACTGTCAGCTCGATTGGCGAGACCGCAGTGCCAATTCCAGTAGATTTGGGCATGAATGTCGAGTTGATGGATCAAGCTTATCAAGCTCAAAATTTGCGGCTGGAAAGAGAGGTAAAACACTCTGAAAGTTTGCTCGAAAATTACTGCGAGGCTGCGGCAAAACAAGGAGTGCAGGCGGAATTTGACTGCAAAGTTGATGGCGATCCGGGGCATTGTATTTGTGAATCCGCTCAAAATTGGGGCGCAGATTTAATAGTAGTGGGGCGGCGCGGCCGCACCGGGCTTACCGAAGCTTTCCTCGGGAGCGCGAGCAATTATGTCGTTCACCACGCATTGTGTTCGGTGTTTGTAATTCAAGATGTCAAAGTGACCACACGATCTAGTTGA
- a CDS encoding Crp/Fnr family transcriptional regulator, with product MEDRFNTRDPQSNINQLIVSTPFFAGLPDPVIERATVHIVTRSHPSNQVILLENDWGTSVYFILDGWVKIRTYNLDGKEVTLNILGKGELFGEMAAIEEAPRSTDVITLAPTLIGNMPSQDFVQLIHTEPLAGIRLAQLMARRLRQVNRRLRLRESDSTSRVADILLFLAEGQGKIMSSGGTEIPNLPHRELSSLSGLARETVTRVLSKLEKKGTIQRERDVLCIPDLHALERLLV from the coding sequence ATGGAAGACCGCTTTAACACCCGAGATCCGCAGTCTAATATAAATCAATTGATAGTTTCTACTCCTTTTTTCGCAGGATTGCCCGATCCTGTAATCGAGAGAGCAACTGTTCACATCGTTACCCGCAGTCATCCGTCAAATCAAGTGATTTTACTAGAAAATGACTGGGGAACATCGGTGTATTTTATATTGGATGGTTGGGTGAAAATTCGCACCTACAACCTAGACGGAAAAGAAGTAACGCTGAATATTTTAGGTAAAGGAGAACTGTTCGGGGAAATGGCAGCGATCGAAGAAGCACCGCGATCGACAGATGTCATCACCCTAGCTCCGACATTAATCGGGAATATGCCATCACAGGACTTTGTGCAGCTCATTCATACCGAACCCCTAGCAGGCATTCGGCTAGCTCAACTGATGGCCCGCCGCCTCCGCCAAGTCAACCGCCGCCTGCGTTTGCGAGAGTCGGACAGTACCTCGCGGGTAGCAGATATTCTATTATTTTTGGCAGAGGGGCAAGGAAAAATTATGTCAAGTGGAGGTACAGAAATTCCTAACCTCCCACACAGAGAATTGAGCAGCCTGAGCGGGCTGGCTCGGGAAACAGTAACGCGAGTGCTCAGCAAGCTGGAAAAAAAAGGAACTATTCAGCGCGAACGTGACGTTTTGTGCATTCCAGACCTGCACGCCTTGGAACGTCTGTTAGTCTAG
- a CDS encoding sugar transferase — MKIAMGASKSSVLSEMFSLFIPKPTYAVCVSKHQVHRSVTSKLKRSIDILGSLLGLVIAAAVGVPVAVLMLFDSPGPLLYSQVRCGLKGRHFRIWKFRSMVVGAENLKHLVTNEAKGHIFKNQNDPRITSVGRFLRCTSLDELPQFWNVLMGDMSLVGTRPPTPDEVAGYDDFHWQRLNVKPGLTGEWQVNGRSGVKDFDDIVGMDLDYQYKWSVFYDISLICKTILVVLNKHGAC, encoded by the coding sequence ATGAAAATTGCGATGGGTGCTTCTAAATCATCAGTATTATCCGAAATGTTCTCCTTATTTATTCCCAAACCTACTTACGCAGTTTGTGTATCAAAACATCAGGTTCACCGATCGGTAACTAGCAAGCTCAAACGGTCGATCGATATTTTGGGTTCGCTACTGGGATTAGTAATTGCAGCGGCGGTGGGGGTGCCGGTAGCTGTATTAATGCTATTCGACAGCCCGGGCCCGCTGCTCTACAGTCAAGTCCGCTGCGGCTTGAAAGGGCGGCATTTCAGAATATGGAAATTTCGATCGATGGTTGTCGGTGCAGAAAATCTCAAACACCTAGTTACCAACGAAGCCAAGGGTCATATTTTTAAGAATCAAAACGACCCGCGAATTACCAGCGTCGGGCGTTTTTTGCGGTGCACGAGTTTGGATGAGTTACCTCAATTCTGGAACGTGTTAATGGGCGACATGAGTTTGGTGGGAACTCGCCCCCCAACTCCCGATGAAGTCGCAGGCTACGACGATTTTCACTGGCAGCGTTTAAATGTCAAACCGGGCTTGACTGGGGAGTGGCAAGTCAACGGACGTTCTGGGGTTAAAGACTTTGACGATATTGTGGGCATGGATCTCGACTATCAGTACAAGTGGTCTGTTTTCTACGACATCAGTCTGATTTGCAAAACAATTTTGGTTGTCTTGAACAAACACGGTGCGTGTTAA
- the pgsA gene encoding CDP-diacylglycerol--glycerol-3-phosphate 3-phosphatidyltransferase codes for MNLPNLITFSRLLGVPFLLYGLYDPSDQSRWICTAIFVVAAATDWLDGYLARKLNQITDLGKFLDPLVDKLLVLAPLLVLIELGKVPAWAVFLILGRELTIAGWRVNKTTISGANIWGKLKTVSQIVAIALLIAPLSSAWNFPALIAFWVSVALTLISGAIYLWPSQTAEEK; via the coding sequence ATGAATTTGCCTAATTTGATTACTTTTTCTCGCTTGCTGGGAGTGCCTTTTCTGCTCTACGGTTTGTACGATCCAAGCGACCAAAGCCGCTGGATTTGTACCGCGATTTTTGTGGTAGCCGCGGCTACAGATTGGCTGGACGGCTATTTGGCTAGGAAGCTGAATCAAATTACCGATTTGGGAAAGTTTCTCGACCCTTTGGTAGATAAATTGTTGGTGCTGGCGCCGCTGTTAGTATTGATAGAGTTGGGTAAAGTCCCGGCTTGGGCAGTGTTTTTAATTTTGGGGCGGGAGTTGACAATTGCTGGGTGGCGTGTTAATAAAACCACGATTTCGGGAGCGAATATTTGGGGTAAATTGAAGACGGTTAGTCAGATTGTGGCGATCGCACTTTTAATCGCTCCCCTGTCCTCCGCCTGGAACTTTCCGGCATTAATTGCGTTTTGGGTTTCTGTGGCTTTAACATTGATTTCTGGCGCTATTTATCTGTGGCCGTCCCAGACTGCTGAGGAAAAGTAA
- a CDS encoding methyl-accepting chemotaxis protein has protein sequence MRKFLYIQQRYESRWYETPYFKLATKMNLGIRAKLLASFGGLTALLAVVGFVGWYNTVELGKDAKKLYTNQVKGTVALANAESALWKLRYGFPQFIVLPENRSDILKEQPKLYKIIDDNLREYAAGEITPEEQAAFEKVQDAYRRYIAARPRWFELEQAGKIKEAAEYRAATTTPFGAATIQAFSQLIELQRKVGEEKNHQIETKIERLSILLLCTLILSLFSAAVLTAIVSRDIVNPIVQSVKKIASSSRQITGAVAQQESTISQQANVVNQTTATMNELSVASSMSAKQAEASAVSAHQALTLAESGNQSVENTMQGIVTLQEKVGAIAKQINDLNENAVKISGISELVADLANQTNMLALNAAVEAVRAGENGNGFAVVATEIRRLADRSKQSAENINDLVKEIKVAIGKTAMVTDEGSQTAAQAIKQAEGTKKNFAGVAESIDKVFLNNQQIAMNANQQAIAIQEVLEAMNNVNLGATETATNLDLVKLSTDQLNQTAAELKKLS, from the coding sequence ATGCGAAAATTTTTGTATATCCAGCAACGGTATGAATCGCGCTGGTACGAAACACCCTATTTTAAATTAGCAACAAAAATGAACTTAGGAATTCGGGCTAAATTGCTGGCTAGCTTTGGAGGGTTGACCGCTTTACTCGCAGTTGTCGGATTTGTTGGTTGGTACAACACAGTTGAATTAGGCAAAGATGCGAAAAAATTGTACACAAATCAAGTTAAGGGGACTGTGGCTCTAGCCAACGCCGAGTCGGCTTTATGGAAGCTGCGTTACGGCTTCCCACAGTTTATTGTTTTACCAGAAAATCGATCGGACATTTTGAAAGAACAGCCGAAATTGTACAAAATAATTGACGATAACCTGCGAGAATATGCCGCAGGCGAAATCACACCCGAAGAGCAAGCAGCTTTCGAGAAGGTGCAAGATGCTTATCGTAGGTATATTGCAGCCAGACCGAGGTGGTTTGAGTTGGAGCAAGCAGGTAAAATTAAGGAAGCAGCAGAGTATCGCGCGGCGACTACCACCCCTTTTGGTGCCGCCACAATTCAGGCTTTTTCACAACTAATCGAACTCCAGCGAAAAGTCGGTGAAGAAAAAAATCATCAAATTGAAACCAAGATCGAGCGTTTAAGTATTTTGCTACTGTGTACTCTGATCTTGAGTTTGTTTAGCGCAGCAGTCTTGACGGCGATCGTCAGTCGCGACATAGTTAACCCTATAGTACAATCTGTCAAGAAGATTGCCTCTTCTTCCAGGCAAATCACTGGCGCAGTTGCTCAGCAGGAATCTACTATATCTCAGCAAGCTAATGTTGTGAATCAAACGACGGCGACGATGAACGAGTTAAGTGTTGCTTCATCGATGTCAGCCAAGCAAGCAGAAGCATCAGCAGTCTCTGCCCATCAAGCGCTGACATTAGCTGAATCCGGCAATCAATCTGTAGAAAACACGATGCAGGGGATAGTCACTCTTCAAGAAAAAGTAGGTGCGATCGCCAAACAGATTAACGACTTGAACGAAAATGCTGTTAAAATTAGTGGAATTTCTGAGTTGGTAGCGGATCTCGCCAACCAAACGAATATGCTGGCTCTCAATGCTGCTGTAGAAGCAGTCCGTGCTGGGGAAAACGGCAACGGTTTTGCTGTAGTCGCCACCGAAATTCGCCGATTAGCCGATCGCAGCAAACAATCAGCCGAGAACATTAATGATCTAGTTAAAGAAATTAAAGTTGCGATCGGCAAGACGGCGATGGTAACGGATGAAGGTTCACAAACAGCAGCACAAGCAATTAAACAAGCTGAAGGGACAAAAAAAAATTTCGCCGGTGTAGCAGAGTCGATAGACAAGGTATTTTTGAACAATCAACAAATTGCGATGAATGCTAACCAACAGGCGATCGCAATTCAAGAAGTGCTCGAAGCCATGAACAATGTTAATTTAGGAGCAACAGAAACGGCTACTAACCTCGATCTAGTTAAATTAAGCACAGATCAGCTAAACCAAACCGCAGCAGAACTTAAGAAGCTATCTTGA